From one Dermacentor andersoni chromosome 1, qqDerAnde1_hic_scaffold, whole genome shotgun sequence genomic stretch:
- the LOC126545502 gene encoding uncharacterized protein — MLLLLLLELCSAVGTSDHRDLHAPFNMAGVQGEVRLTPSDSSGVNITVRLVGPPGEFSWSVREMPALFDAASPCADLGRARHDLSRRHGPLELNGTELSFEDDQLQLQGSASVWGRALLLQQGKTQACANLLLEEGSLHWAEALFAGPRVAGRVLFLASPSESLLAVLLFQGGRSSRYTWELLEADVLDAAPGCRFLQMLYDPDRADGDGCGRSAHERCRAGDLSAKHGPLNVGSPRGSRRALLDMHLPLGHRRLFLALRDEATMAFAACAPLRVLEARTVHAKFPDGGQLSFTQQSPFQPTLVRAQGLLGASFAVHPAPYCEGPLRGAPAVQLLAPVSLEPQLVLFGPRRIIGRWISVTRTDGNQTECARVGFPGPTVVGKATFHFPVSGQVFLRQDANDHQSETAVLVKFDPYGFNDTTQYKLQVHERRPGRDFYNWTARCVSAGDVFDPLKVGSGPCPHPLLCPVGALTAKGAKLAGAKRFFYTDLHLPLSGPNSVLQRSMVLHDSGAPPHRGDRLACAALLPLHPISAAVRRWLPAEQGVLGYVVWSQDSPEDSVRVEVRLRGLGGRASAYHVHALPVPLEQHFPCKAVRDGRGGVVELSDRYGNLAGKSDESLKTLDAELQLFGNTSVVGKSVVIQMGERRSVCGTIMPEMESRKGRELVAIATFDHPDSALQGYIRLRQLEYKDGATSDTFILVDLRYPGKYNRNQTKGHHWAVYVNQVAHDALEKSEKARCIAAGYRWNPYLAQSDKDSYHSECSPQTPLRCEMGDLSGKLGSLSIGTGPAIYTDTNLPLVGNFSVLGRSIIVFAQDGSMLRKACANIKHDIHLVRHVSVRKFPGFSSGTFMDHMRTMLNSSDWLVMSDSQAEQDILEGQCTQLTVHFFGPEAHRLQIEFGNLITFGSVRRQTRTGLKLIKTFYRPCKTLDEELSDQSVCVAVSLPLLLLMLLPPLMMA; from the exons atgctgctgttgctgctgctcgaGCTGTGCTCGGCGGTGGGCACTAGTGACCACCGGGACTTACATGCCCCGTTCAACATGGCAGGAGTGCAAGGCGAGGTTCGGCTCACCCCATCCGATTCGTCCGGCGTCAACATAACGGTGCGTCTCGTCGGGCCCCCGGGCGAGTTCAGCTGGAGCGTGCGCGAGATGCCGGCGCTGTTCGACGCGGCATCGCCGTGTGCCGACTTGGGCCGCGCACGCCACGACCTGTCCCGGCGTCACGGGCCGCTCGAGCTGAACGGCACCGAACTGAGTTTCGAGGACGACCAGCTGCAGCTGCAGGGCTCTGCCAGCGTGTGgggccgcgcgctgctgctgcagcagggCAAGACGCAGGCCTGCGCCAACCTGCTGCTCGAAGAGGGCTCGCTCCACTGGGCCGAAGCGCTGTTCGCTGGTCCGCGCGTCGCCGGACGCGTGCTCTTCCTCGCGTCGCCCAGCGAGTCGCTGCTGGCCGTGCTGCTTTTCCAGGGCGGCCGCTCGTCGCGTTACACGTGGGAGCTGCTCGAGGCCGACGTGCTGGACGCGGCGCCCGGCTGCCGTTTCCTGCAGATGCTCTACGACCCGGACCGTGCCGACGGCGACGGCTGCGGACGCAGCGCGCACGAACGTTGTCGTGCGGGAGACCTGAGCGCCAAACACGGGCCCCTGAACGTGGGTTCGCCACGCGGTTCGCGCCGCGCCCTGCTCGACATGCACTTGCCTCTCGGCCACCGGCGGCTCTTCTTGGCGCTGCGCGATGAGGCCACCATGGCGTTTGCAGCGTGCGCACCGCTGCGTGTGCTCGAGGCGCGCACGGTCCACGCCAAGTTCCCGGACGGCGGCCAGCTCAGCTTCACCCAGCAGAGCCCCTTCCAGCCGACGCTGGTGCGCGCTCAGGGGCTGCTGGGCGCCAGCTTCGCCGTGCACCCGGCCCCTTACTGCGAGGGACCGCTGCGTGGGGCGCCGGCCGTTCAGCTTTTGGCCCCGGTGTCACTGGAGCCGCAGCTCGTTCTCTTCGGACCTCGTCGCATAATCGGCCGCTGGATATCCGTGACGCGCACCGATGGCAACCAAACCGAGTGCGCGCGTGTCGGTTTTCCCGGACCCACTGTGGTGGGGAAGGCCACCTTCCATTTCCCCGTTTCCGGCCAGGTGTTTCTGCGGCAGGACGCGAACGATCATCAGTCGGAGACTGCCGTGCTCGTCAAGTTCGACCCGTACGGCTTCAACGACACCACTCAGTACAAGCTGCAGGTGCACGAGCGCCGGCCGGGCCGCGACTTTTACAACTGGACGGCGCGCTGCGTGAGCGCCGGCGACGTGTTCGACCCGCTCAAAGTGGGATCGGGCCCGTGCCCGCACCCTCTGCTATGTCCCGTGGGCGCCCTGACGGCGAAGGGAGCCAAGCTGGCGGGCGCCAAACGCTTCTTTTACACGGACCTGCACCTGCCGCTGTCGGGCCCAAACAGCGTGCTGCAGCGCTCGATGGTGCTGCACGACAGCGGAGCACCGCCGCACCGCGGCGACAGGCTGGCGTGTGCCGCTCTGCTGCCTCTTCACCCGATTTCGGCGGCCGtgcgccgctggctgcccgccgAGCAGGGGGTCCTGGGCTACGTGGTCTGGTCGCAGGACAGTCCCGAGGACAGTGTGCGCGTGGAAGTTCGCCTTCGCGGACTAGGCGGTCGGGCAAGCGCGTACCATGTGCATGCGTTGCCGGTTCCGCTCGAGCAGCACTTTCCCTGCAAGGCCGTGCGCGATGGCCGGGGCGGTGTGGTGGAGCTGAGCGACCGCTACGGGAACCTGGCCGGCAAGAGTGACGAGTCGCTTAAGACCCTGGACGCCGAGCTACAGCTGTTCGGCAACACCAGCGTGGTGGGAAAGTCGGTGGTCATCCAAATGGGCGAGCGCCGCTCAGTCTGCGGCACCATCATGCCCGAGATGGAGTCCCGGAAGGGCCGCGAGCTCGTGGCCATAGCCACCTTCGATCACCCGGACTCTGCGCTGCAAGGCTACATCAGGCTG AGGCAGCTCGAGTACAAGGACGGCGCCACGAGTGACACGTTCATCCTGGTTGACTTGCGCTATCCAGGGAAGTACAACCGCAACCAG ACCAAGGGTCACCACTGGGCCGTGTACGTGAACCAGGTGGCACACGACGCCTTGGAGAAGAGTGAAAAGGCGCGCTGCATCGCCGCCGGATACCGCTGGAACCCCTACCTGGCCCAATCGGACAAG GACAGCTACCACAGCGAGTGCAGCCCGCAGACGCCGCTCCGGTGCGAGATGGGCGACCTGTCGGGGAAGCTGGGGTCGCTCAGCATCGGCACGGGCCCCGCCATTTACACAGACACCAACCTGCCTTTGGTCGGGAACTTCTCAG TGCTGGGCCGCTCCATCATCGTGTTCGCCCAGGACGGCTCGATGCTGCGCAAGGCCTGCGCCAACATCAAGCACGACATCCACCTGGTGCGGCACGTCTCGGTGCGCAAGTTCCCGGGCTTCTCAAG CGGAACTTTCATGGACCACATGCGCACCATGCTCAACTCCAGCGACTGGCTGGTCATGTCGGACTCCCAGGCAGAGCAAGACATCCTGGAGGGACAATGCACCCAACTTACGGTTCACTTTTTCG